The stretch of DNA CGCGGGCGCGGCCTGACCGGCCGAGGTCAGGTAGTTGAGCAGGTACTCCTCGGGGATCTCGCCCAGCAGCGAGCGTCGGTAGTCGACCACGACGAGCTGAGCCTGCTTGGGCGTGCGGGTCCGCATCACCTCGTGGGCGTAGGAGCGCAGCAGCGCGCTCTTGCCGGACTGGCCGTCACCGAAGACCAGCAGGTGGGGCTCGGTGTCCGGGTCCAGCCCCACGGGTGCGAGCTCGCGCTCGTTGATGCCGAGCAGCAGCCTGCCGCCCGGCACGTCGGCGTCGATGCCGGCCGCCGCGCGGACGTCGTCCATCTTGATCTGCTCGGGCAGCAGGCGCAGCTTCGGGCCCTCCGGGCCGGTCCACGCCGCCCGGACCCGCTCGATGAGGTCCTCGACCCCGTCACCGAGCGTCGTCGAGTGCTGGTCGCCGTCGATGCGCGGCAGCGCGCCGAGGAAGTGCAGCTTCTGCGGCACCAGACCGCGACCGGGCCGCCCGGCCGGCACGAGCCCGGCGATCTTGCGGTCGATCTCGGAGTCGGTCGCATCGCCCAGCCGCAACTCCAGCCGGGTGCCGAGCAGGTCGCGCATCGCGGCGCGGTAGTCGGCCCACCGCGTGGCGGCGGTGAGCAGGTGGAAGCCGAAGGTCAGACCGCGCTGGGCGAGTTGCTGCAGCTCGATCTCGATGTCGTCGAAGTCGGCCCGCAGCGTCGCCCACCCGTCCACGACGAGGAACACGTCGCCGTACCCGTCGTCGGCGCGCCCGCGCGTCGCGCCCTGCCGGCGTCGCGCGCGGTAGGTCTCGATGGAGTCGATGCCCTGGGCGCGGAAGTAGGCCTCGCGACGATCGACCACCCCGCGCACCTCGGCGATGATCCGGCGTACGACGTCGGGCTCGCTGCGGGTGCCGATGCCGGCCACGTGCGGCAGCCGGGCCAACGGCGCGAACGTCCCGCCGCCGAAGTCGAGCACGAAGATCTGTGTCTCCAGCGGCGTCGTGGTCAAGGACAGCGAGGCGACGAAGGTGCGCAGCAGCGTGCTCTTGCCGGACCGCGGGCCACCCACGACCGCCGCATGGCCGGCCGCGCCGCCGAGGTCGACGCTGAGCGTGTCGCGGCGCTGCTCGTGCGGCCGGTCGACGGTGCCCAGGGGCACCACCAGGCCGCCGGCGCCGCGCCACGACGGCGAGGTCAGCCCGGCGACGGGATCCACCACGAGATCGGGCAGCAGCTGGTCGAGGGTGTCCGGTACGTCGAGGGGCGGCAGCCAGACCTGGTGGGCGGGCATGCCGTGCCCGGTCATCCGGGCGACGGCGATGTCGAGGAGCGACTCGTCGCTCGAGGGCGGTTGCGGGGTGGTCTCGACCGGCCGCGGCGGCGCCTCGACGGGGTCGAGTCCCCGGACCGGGGCGATGGTGAACGGCAGGATGCCGCTGATCGCGCCGGCGTCGTCGCGACGCACGCGCGCACCGCCCGAGGGCGGTCCCGAGACGTAGGCGGCCTTGAACCGCAGCATCGAGGTGGGGTCCGGCTTGAGGTAGCCCAGGCCGGGGACGGCGGGCAGCTCGTAGGCGTCGGGGACGCCGAGCACGGCGCGCGACTCCTGCGCGGAGAACGTGCGCAGCCCGACCCGGTAGGACAGGTGTGACTCCAGGCCGCGCAGCCGGCCCTCCTCGAGCCGTTGCGAGGCGAGCAGCAGGTGCAGGCCCAGCGAGCGGCCGAGCCGACCGATGGCCACGAACAGGTCGATGAACTCCGGCTTGGCCGAGAGCATCTCGGAGAACTCGTCGACCACGATGAACAGCGACGGCAGGGGCGGCATCGACGGATCGTTGGTCCGAGCCCGCTCGTAGTCCTTGATCGAGGAGAAGTTGCCTGCCTCGCGCAGGAGCTCCTGGCGGCGCACCATCTCGCCCGAGAGTGCGTCCTGCATGCGGTCGACCAGGGTGAGCTCGCCGGCCAGGTTGGTGATCACCGCCGAGACGTGGGGCATCTCGGCCATGCCGGCGAAGGTGGCCCCACCCTTGAAGTCGACCAGCACCATGTTGAGCTGCTCGGGGGAGTGGGTCAGCGCCAGGCCCAGGACGAGCGTTCGCAGGAACTCCGACTTGCCCGAGCCGGTCGCGCCGATGACCAGCCCGTGCGGCCCCATGCCCTGCTGGGCGGACTCCTTGATGTCGAGGTGGACCGGCGCACCGTTGTCCCCGAGCCCGATCGGCACCCGCAGCCGATCGCGCGCCGGACGCGGACGCCACGACACCTCCGGGTCGAGCACCCGTACGTCGCTGAGCCCGAGCAGCTCCATGATGTCGGTGGGGCCGGTGAGTTCGGCGTCACCGGCCTCGGCGGCGCCGGCGGCGACCGTGTGCAGCGGTGTGAGCCGGCGGGCGAAGGCCTCGGCCACCTGCTGGTCGCACTGGTCGACCCGGGCGTGGACCGGCTCGGCGCGCACCCGCAGCACCGAGGCGCTCGCGTACCCCTCCTCGTCGGGCTCGCCCTCGAGCTGCAGCCGCAGCCAGCTGGCATCGACCAGCTCGTCCCAGCGCGAGGGCAGGTCGAGCACCGTGACGCCGTGCACGCCGTCCTGCGGGAGCACGTGGTTGCCCGGAGGGATGGTGACCCCGTCGACGACGACCAGGATGTGTGGGGTCAGCGTGCGTTCGTCGGAGCCGAACCGCGGCCGGTCGAGGAGGTCGGCCGGCAGCAGCGCGGCCAGGTCGTCGAGCGAGGTGGCGACCATCCGCCGCGGTCCGACCGCGTCCGCCTCGCGGGCGCTCTGTGCGTGCGGAAGCCACTTGACCCAGTCCCAGTGCGCCCGCAGCGCCTCGGTGGTGAGCACGGCGACGACGAGCTGGTCGGGTGAGTGGAACGTCGTGGCGGCACAGACCAGGGCGCGCGCGGCGGAGCGTGCCGGATCCTCGGCGCCGCAGATCTCGATCCGGTCGAAGGCTCGCAGGTCCAGGGAGGCCGGCAGGTCCGGCTGCAGCCGGTGCACCACCAGCAGCCGGTGCAGGGCCGAGGCGGCCGCCGGGTCGACCTGGTCGATCGGAGCGCTGTCCGGCGGTACCAGGGTCAGCGAGAGCGGCTGATGGCACACGCCGTACCTCACCTGGAGGAAGCGGGGATCGGAGACCCCTCGTTCCCAGAGCCGGGAGCGCTCCTCGGCCAGCGCGGGCAGCGAGCTGGGGTGGGGGTGGTGCCAGGTCAGGGCGCGGCGCTGCTGGTCGCCGGCGGTGCGGGCGGTCTCGCGCACCGAGGCGAGATAGCGCAGGTAGTCGGTCCGCTGACCACCGACGCTCTGCTGCTTCTGCTTCCGCTGCCGGTCGATCTGCACCACGATGAAGCCGATGGTGGCGAAGAGGAACATGCCGGCGGAGATGTACTGCCGCCCGCCGGCGCCCTGCCCGGTGCCGCCCATGGTGGCGACCAGCACGATCGAGCCGAGGCTGCCCAGCATCGGGATCGCGTTCATCAGGACGCCGCCGCTGCCCTCCGCCTGGTCGAGCGGTGGCGGCGGCTGCAGCACGATCTCGCCGGTCGGCAGCTCGGGCTCGTCCGAGCGACCTCCACGCAGGGTGGACGGGGCCGTCGAGAGGGCAGGACTCACGTCGGTGCACTTCCCTGATTCAGGCACTCGAAACCTGGGTAGTAGGGCGGCGTGACAGCCGGACGCATCGCAGGCAGCCTCGCGCTGACCGTGCACGGCACCCGCGGCGCGGTCGACCTCGTCGTCCCGCCGGACGCGACGGCGATGGACCTGGCGCGGGAGTACGCCGCCCAGCTCGGGCTGACCCATGTCCCCCCGCTGCTCACCCCGCTCGGCGAGTCCTTGACGCCCGGCGACGTGCTCAGCAGCCGTGGGCTGGTCTCCGGAGACCTCCTGGTCGTGGCCGAGCCGGTGGGAGCGCCTGCGGATCGGCACCGTCGGGCGCTGTGGCGAGCGGCGCTGGCGGGCCGAGCCGACGATCCGCCGGGACCGCTCTCGGCGCTGCTCGTCGCCTTGGCCGCCGCCGCCGCGCTCACCGCCGGCTGGCTCGCCCCCCACCTGAGCGCCGCCCGGCAGGACACGGTGGTGTGGCTGCTGCTCGCCGGTGCCGCCACGGGGCTGGTGCCGACGGGGCGGCTGGCACCTCGTCGCGCCGTCGTCGCGCCGTTCCTCGCCGGCGCGGCCGCCTATGCGATCGCCTGGGACCCGGCACCGGAGCGGCTGCCCACGATCATCGGGGTCGGTGCGCTCGCGGCGGCCGTCACCGCCGCCGTGGCACGGGCCTTCGACCGGCGCGCCGAGGAGGCGCTGCGGGTCTGGATCGTCGCCGGCGTGCTGGTCTTCTCGGTCAGCTGCGGTGCCGCGCTGCTCGACCTGGCACCCAGGGTGGTGTGGGCCGTGCTGCTCGCGGTGGCGGTGCTGGGTGCGCGGGTGGTTCCCTCGCAGGCCGTCGACGTGCCGGACGGCTACCTGGTCGACCTGGAACGGCTCGCGGTGAGTGCCTGGTCCGCCCGCGCCCAGCCGGGTCGCCGGGGCCGGACCCTCGTGCCGGTCGGGGCGGTCGCCGATGTGGCCGCGCGCGGCGCCCGCATCGTCCAGGCGGCAGCGGGCGCGGTGCTGGCGCTGGTGCTGCTCGCGGCGCCCCTGCTGCTGGCGGGAGCGGACCTGCCCGTCGACCGGGTCGGTGCGCGGCTGATGGTCGGGCTGGCCGGGATCTCGCTGCTGTTCACCGCTCGCAGCTATCGCTACGCGGTCCCGCGCGGCCTGCTGCGCGCCGCCGGCCTGTGGTGCCTGGCCTGCGACGCCGTGGTCCTGCTGCCGCGACTCGACGCGGGTCGGACGGTGCTCGTGGTGGGCGGCGCGGTAGTGGTCGCTCTCGGCGTACTCGCTGCGGCGGTGGCGACCGGGCGGGGGTGGCGATCGGCGTGGTGGGCGGCTCGCGCCGAGCTGGCCGAGGCCCTCGCGATGGCCGGCACGCTCGCGCTGCTGGTCGTGGCGACCGGATTCTTCCGCGCGCTGTGGGAATCGCACTTCGGTGTTTAGCGCCCCACCGCCCGGGAATACGGCGAATGTCCGGACGATCGGGATCCGGAAGAACTCCTCGATCCGGCGGCCCTACCGCCAGGAAGGATAGCGACCATGAGTGGTCCCAACGGCGGTGGCGTGGTCAACCAGGGGGCAGGCGTCCTCGAGCAGGCTGCCAAGGAGGTCGCCGCGGCGAAGAGCGACCTCGACCAGATCGCGGCCAATCTGCGCGGGCAGATCGAGCCGATGGTGGCGAGCTGGAAGGGTGCCGGCGCCAACGCGTTCTTCGAGTTCCACAACGCCTGGCACGAGAAGGAGAAGAAGATCGTGGACATCTTGACGAACTTCTCCAACGCGATCAGCACCACGCACACCAACAGCACCCAGATCGACTCCGACGAGTCGTCCAACTACAAGAACATCGCCGGCCGGCTCGGCTGAGCTGCGACGCAATCAGCGAAGAGAAGGAGACACGACATGTCTGACGGGACGATCCGCGTCGCCGGTGCCGACCTCGAGCAGATGGCGACCGACATGAAGACCGCCAACAGCTCCATCCAGTCACGGCTCGACGACCTCAAGTCCAACCTCGAGAAGATCTTCGGCGCCGGCTGGGAGGGTCAGTCGCGCGAGGCGTTCGACACCGCACACGCGCAGTGGACGACCCAGATCGCCGACATGCAGCAGATCATGACCGACGCCCACAACAACGTGCTCACCTCCCGCGAGAACTACGCGGCGGGTGACAAGAAGGCCGCCGGCTTCTTCTGAGCCTCGACGATCCGCGACGAAACCCTCGATGACACAAGCGCCTGCGGCCGCCTCCGGGCTGGTCCGCGTCACGGTCGCCTCCGGCACGCGCCGGGTAGATCTCGTTCTACCCGGCGCCGTGCCCGTTGCGGAGCTCGTTCCCGAGCTCGCCCGTAGCGTCGGCCTCCTCGACGCCGCCACCGTCTACGGCGGCTACCGGCTCGTGCTCCCGGACGGTCGCCGGCTCGCCCTCGACTCCGGCCTGATCAGCCAGGGGATCGAGGACGGCGGCGTGCTCACGCTCAGCGCCGGGGTCGACGAGCCGACTCCGCGGGTGTACGACGACGTCGTCGAGGCGATGACCGACGTCGTCGAGCGCGAGCTGCGGCCCTGGCGGCCCGAGCAGGGCCGCCTGACGGCGCTGGTCGCGAGCGCCCTGTTCCTGCTCCTGGGCGCCGTGGCGCTGCTGGTGCAGCACGAGTCCCGTCTTGCGGGCGTCGCTGCGGGAGTGGTGGCTGCCGTCCTCGTCGGCGCCGCCGTCGTGCTCTCGCGCGCCGAGCGCGAGCCGGAGGCCTCGGTCGCGGTGGCCTGGCTGGCCGCCGCCTACGGCGCCGTCAGCGGGCTGGTGCTGGCCTGGCAGTCCGCGGGCGCCGGGGTCGAGGTGATGGGCCTGCCGCTCGCCGCCGCCGGCGGTGCCGTCCTGCTGGTCGGCTTCGTCGGCCTGCTCGGCCTGGCGGTCGAGGGCCGTACCCTGCTGCTCCCGGCGGCGGTGGTCGGCGCGATCCTGCTCGCCGTCGGCCTGATCGTCCGGGCCGGCGACTGGGACGGCTCGGTGGTGCTGACCGTCGTGCTGGTCGTGGTCGTGCTCGCCGGCGGGGTCTTCCCCTGGCTCGCGCTGGGCATGACCTCGACCGATGTCGACCGGCTCTACTCACCGCAGGACATCACCGCCGACCCGGCGGCGATCGACCCGACCCGGGTCGCCGCCGATGCGCGCATCGCCCACGAGATCCTCATCGGGATCTCCGCCACCGTCGGGGTGCTGCTCGTGCTGGTCGCACCGTTCGCCGTCGGTCTCGGGCTGTGGGGCACCCTGCTGGCGGTCGCCTCCTGCGCCGCGGTGATGCTGCGCACCCGGCAGTACCGCACCGGCAGCGAGGTGCTGGTGGGCCTGGTCCTCGGCGTGGTCGCCCTCGTCGTCACCGGCGCGGCGCTGCTCTGGCTGCATCCGTCCTGGCGGCCGACCACCGCTGTGGTCCTGGCCGCGGTCGGCGCGGTCGTGCTCGCCGGCACGATGCTGCCGGCGACGCCGTCGGTGCGCCGCGGTCGCCTCGGCGACGTGGCGGAGTCGGTCTCCCTGGTCCTGTTGCTGCCCCTGCTGGTGCTCGCCAGCGGCGTCTTCGGCTCGGTCTCGATCTAGGCCGCGGCGCGAGCGATGACGACGAAGAAGGACCTGGTCGAGGCGCATGCCTTCAGCCGGCGCCGGCTGGTGACGGCGTTCCTCTCCGGCGCGCCAGGCGGGCGCGAGGTCGAGCCGTCACGTCCTGGTCGCACCATCGTCGGAGGCGCGGCACTGGCCCTCCTGCTCGTCGCGGGGGCGGCCATCGCCTCCGTGCTCGCCCCGCGCACCCAGACCGACTGGGACAAGCCGGGCCTGGTGATCTCCAAGCAGACCGGCGAGCGCTACGTCATCACCGCCCAGGGCGCACCGCTGCGGCCGGTGATCAACGTGACCTCGGCCCAGCTCATCCTGGGCGCGCACGTCACGCCCACGATCGTGTCGCAGAAGACCCTGGACGGCCGGGTCCCCGGCGACGACATCGGCATCCTCGGCGCCCCGCAGCAGCTTCCCACCGAGGGTGCGTTCGTCGAGTCCGGCTGGACGGCCTGCACGGCGGACGGCGCCGGCATCACGGTCTCTGTCGCTCGCCGGCCCGCTGTCGCGGTCGCCGCCGGCTCGGGCGTCACCGTGACGGCCGACGGCAAGACGTTCTGGGTGGTGGCTGAGGGCGCCGACCACCACGCCTGGCGCTACCAGGTGCCGCGGCTGGACGGCGAGGACAACCTGCTCGAGGCCGTCGGCCTACCGCAGGAGGCCCAGGCCGCCCGCGTCTCGGATGCCTGGCTCGCGCTCTTCCCGGCCGGAGGTGCGCTCGACCTGGAGAGCTTCGGCCTCGGGTCGAGGGTCGGCCAGAGGGTCTCCTACGCCGGCCAGGGCGGCATCGCCGCGAACGCCCGGGTCGGCGACTTCGCCACCGTGAGCAGCACCGGCCGGGTGTTCCTGCTGACCCCCGACGGCCCGGCGCCGATGGATCCGTTCGCGGCGGCGATCTACACCACCACCGCCGAGCTGGTCGGCAACGGCCCGAAGGAGGCCGGCACCAAGCAGCTGCCCAGTGTCGGGCAGGTCGCGCCGACCTGGGCGGGGGCGCACTGGCCGGTCGCCACGCTCGGCTCCCTGGACGGCCCCGTCTGTGGCGAGCTGATCGCGAAGGCGGGCATCGCGCCGTACGTGCGGTTGGCGAGCGATCCGCACCGCAGCGCCTGGTCCTCGCCCCCGGCCGGCCGGCTCGACCCGGTCGCCGACCCCGGCTCCGGGGCACTGGTGCGCAGCGGTGACTGGGGCCAGACCACCAGCAGCAGCACCTGGATCGTCGACGACAGGGCCAAGGTCTACCCGATCCAGGACGAGCAGACGCTGGACCGGCTCGGCTTCGCCAGCTACAAGGCACCGCTGGTGCCCGACGCGTGGGTGAAGGTGCTGGGAGCCGGCGTCCCCCTCTCCAGCGCGCTCGCGCTCTGCTCGCCGGAGAACCCGCCGACGACCACCGACACGGGGGCAGGATCGTGCTCCTGAGGCTCGCGGCGATCGGGGTCGCCGCCGCCTCGCTGAGCCTGTCCGTCGTGAGCGCCGTTCCCGCCAGCGCGGCGGCCGACCAGCTGCCGGAGTGCAGCGGCGTGTCGGCGAACCAGCCGCGTGGCTCCTCGCTGCTCACGGTGCCGTCCAGCGACCCGCTGGAGCAGATCGGGGTGCGGGACGCGCAGCACTGGCTCCGCGCCCGCGGCATCGAGCCGGGTGCCGGGACCACCGTCGCCGTGGTCGACTCCGGCGTCGGCGCCGGGGTACCCCGGGCACCGGGCAGCGCGGCGGGCACGCCGGCGTACTTCCACGGCAGCGCCGTGGCCGGGATCATCGCCGGCCCGCTGGGCATCGCCCCGGCCGCCCGGATCCTCGACCTGCG from Nocardioides sp. BP30 encodes:
- a CDS encoding WXG100 family type VII secretion target → MSGPNGGGVVNQGAGVLEQAAKEVAAAKSDLDQIAANLRGQIEPMVASWKGAGANAFFEFHNAWHEKEKKIVDILTNFSNAISTTHTNSTQIDSDESSNYKNIAGRLG
- the eccD gene encoding type VII secretion integral membrane protein EccD — encoded protein: MTQAPAAASGLVRVTVASGTRRVDLVLPGAVPVAELVPELARSVGLLDAATVYGGYRLVLPDGRRLALDSGLISQGIEDGGVLTLSAGVDEPTPRVYDDVVEAMTDVVERELRPWRPEQGRLTALVASALFLLLGAVALLVQHESRLAGVAAGVVAAVLVGAAVVLSRAEREPEASVAVAWLAAAYGAVSGLVLAWQSAGAGVEVMGLPLAAAGGAVLLVGFVGLLGLAVEGRTLLLPAAVVGAILLAVGLIVRAGDWDGSVVLTVVLVVVVLAGGVFPWLALGMTSTDVDRLYSPQDITADPAAIDPTRVAADARIAHEILIGISATVGVLLVLVAPFAVGLGLWGTLLAVASCAAVMLRTRQYRTGSEVLVGLVLGVVALVVTGAALLWLHPSWRPTTAVVLAAVGAVVLAGTMLPATPSVRRGRLGDVAESVSLVLLLPLLVLASGVFGSVSI
- the eccB gene encoding type VII secretion protein EccB, with the translated sequence MTTKKDLVEAHAFSRRRLVTAFLSGAPGGREVEPSRPGRTIVGGAALALLLVAGAAIASVLAPRTQTDWDKPGLVISKQTGERYVITAQGAPLRPVINVTSAQLILGAHVTPTIVSQKTLDGRVPGDDIGILGAPQQLPTEGAFVESGWTACTADGAGITVSVARRPAVAVAAGSGVTVTADGKTFWVVAEGADHHAWRYQVPRLDGEDNLLEAVGLPQEAQAARVSDAWLALFPAGGALDLESFGLGSRVGQRVSYAGQGGIAANARVGDFATVSSTGRVFLLTPDGPAPMDPFAAAIYTTTAELVGNGPKEAGTKQLPSVGQVAPTWAGAHWPVATLGSLDGPVCGELIAKAGIAPYVRLASDPHRSAWSSPPAGRLDPVADPGSGALVRSGDWGQTTSSSTWIVDDRAKVYPIQDEQTLDRLGFASYKAPLVPDAWVKVLGAGVPLSSALALCSPENPPTTTDTGAGSCS
- a CDS encoding WXG100 family type VII secretion target; the protein is MSDGTIRVAGADLEQMATDMKTANSSIQSRLDDLKSNLEKIFGAGWEGQSREAFDTAHAQWTTQIADMQQIMTDAHNNVLTSRENYAAGDKKAAGFF
- the eccCa gene encoding type VII secretion protein EccCa, with amino-acid sequence MSPALSTAPSTLRGGRSDEPELPTGEIVLQPPPPLDQAEGSGGVLMNAIPMLGSLGSIVLVATMGGTGQGAGGRQYISAGMFLFATIGFIVVQIDRQRKQKQQSVGGQRTDYLRYLASVRETARTAGDQQRRALTWHHPHPSSLPALAEERSRLWERGVSDPRFLQVRYGVCHQPLSLTLVPPDSAPIDQVDPAAASALHRLLVVHRLQPDLPASLDLRAFDRIEICGAEDPARSAARALVCAATTFHSPDQLVVAVLTTEALRAHWDWVKWLPHAQSAREADAVGPRRMVATSLDDLAALLPADLLDRPRFGSDERTLTPHILVVVDGVTIPPGNHVLPQDGVHGVTVLDLPSRWDELVDASWLRLQLEGEPDEEGYASASVLRVRAEPVHARVDQCDQQVAEAFARRLTPLHTVAAGAAEAGDAELTGPTDIMELLGLSDVRVLDPEVSWRPRPARDRLRVPIGLGDNGAPVHLDIKESAQQGMGPHGLVIGATGSGKSEFLRTLVLGLALTHSPEQLNMVLVDFKGGATFAGMAEMPHVSAVITNLAGELTLVDRMQDALSGEMVRRQELLREAGNFSSIKDYERARTNDPSMPPLPSLFIVVDEFSEMLSAKPEFIDLFVAIGRLGRSLGLHLLLASQRLEEGRLRGLESHLSYRVGLRTFSAQESRAVLGVPDAYELPAVPGLGYLKPDPTSMLRFKAAYVSGPPSGGARVRRDDAGAISGILPFTIAPVRGLDPVEAPPRPVETTPQPPSSDESLLDIAVARMTGHGMPAHQVWLPPLDVPDTLDQLLPDLVVDPVAGLTSPSWRGAGGLVVPLGTVDRPHEQRRDTLSVDLGGAAGHAAVVGGPRSGKSTLLRTFVASLSLTTTPLETQIFVLDFGGGTFAPLARLPHVAGIGTRSEPDVVRRIIAEVRGVVDRREAYFRAQGIDSIETYRARRRQGATRGRADDGYGDVFLVVDGWATLRADFDDIEIELQQLAQRGLTFGFHLLTAATRWADYRAAMRDLLGTRLELRLGDATDSEIDRKIAGLVPAGRPGRGLVPQKLHFLGALPRIDGDQHSTTLGDGVEDLIERVRAAWTGPEGPKLRLLPEQIKMDDVRAAAGIDADVPGGRLLLGINERELAPVGLDPDTEPHLLVFGDGQSGKSALLRSYAHEVMRTRTPKQAQLVVVDYRRSLLGEIPEEYLLNYLTSAGQAAPALKDLASYLESRLPGPDVTPEQLRNRSWWTGAEVFVLVDDYDLVATQQGSPVQALQPLLAQARDTGLHVVVARRAGGASRALYEPVIQSLRDLAMPGLLLSGDPSEGQLIGNVRAVPAPPGRGRLVTRDRGTEVVQLAWSEPTL